From the Roseibium salinum genome, one window contains:
- a CDS encoding DUF924 family protein, whose protein sequence is MTDQPTTPVDVLDFWWQAGAAKWFARDDKFDRSCRNLFLAAIEKAVAGELDHWMETADGALALLLLLDQMPRNVFRGTAGAFKGDGKALLVAEHALERGFDRAFPKEVRAFFYLPFEHSEDMAHQERSVDLHRALGSMEFSYYALVHLDTIRRFGRFPHRNAALGRETTPQEQAYLDDGGFSA, encoded by the coding sequence ATGACCGATCAGCCGACGACGCCCGTTGATGTGCTCGATTTCTGGTGGCAGGCCGGAGCCGCGAAATGGTTCGCGAGAGACGACAAGTTCGACCGCAGTTGCCGGAACCTCTTTCTGGCCGCCATCGAAAAGGCGGTTGCCGGGGAACTCGATCACTGGATGGAAACGGCGGACGGGGCGCTCGCGCTGCTTCTGCTGCTGGACCAGATGCCGCGCAACGTGTTCCGGGGAACGGCCGGCGCATTCAAGGGCGACGGCAAGGCGCTGTTGGTGGCGGAACATGCCCTGGAACGCGGCTTTGACCGCGCATTCCCCAAGGAGGTCCGGGCATTCTTCTATCTTCCGTTCGAGCACTCGGAAGACATGGCGCATCAGGAAAGGTCGGTGGATCTCCACCGGGCTCTTGGCAGCATGGAGTTTTCCTACTACGCGCTGGTCCACCTTGACACCATCCGCCGGTTCGGCCGCTTTCCTCATCGCAACGCGGCGCTTGGCCGGGAAACGACACCGCAAGAACAGGCCTATCTGGATGACGGCGGCTTTTCCGCCTGA
- a CDS encoding HAD family hydrolase produces MAFEAILFDCDGVLVDSEKIYVEVEREHLARIGLHYELKDYMDRFQGLVANDFWAALDLDHQALGKGALPETFGPELDAATLERITRELAAIAGIKELLDAHSGPRAVASSSRLERLIQKLQHTGLHSYFEPHIYSGEQVDKGKPAPDLFLFAADNLGVTPAATLVVEDSVNGVRAGLAAGMTVWGFVGGGHCHAGHADQLLAAGAHRVVDSHDDLAALLLHQPA; encoded by the coding sequence ATGGCATTTGAAGCGATCCTGTTCGATTGCGACGGCGTTCTGGTCGATTCGGAAAAGATCTATGTGGAAGTGGAGCGGGAGCATCTGGCCCGGATCGGACTGCACTACGAGCTGAAGGACTACATGGACCGGTTCCAGGGCCTTGTCGCCAACGACTTCTGGGCCGCGCTGGACCTGGACCATCAGGCGCTCGGCAAAGGAGCGCTGCCCGAAACATTCGGCCCGGAGCTCGACGCGGCGACCCTCGAGCGCATCACGCGCGAACTTGCCGCGATTGCCGGGATCAAGGAACTCCTGGATGCCCATAGCGGACCGCGGGCCGTGGCCTCCTCCTCGCGGCTGGAGCGGCTGATCCAGAAGCTGCAGCACACCGGCCTGCATTCCTATTTCGAGCCGCACATCTATTCCGGCGAGCAGGTGGACAAGGGCAAGCCGGCGCCGGACCTGTTTCTCTTTGCCGCGGACAATCTCGGCGTAACCCCTGCGGCAACGCTTGTCGTCGAAGACAGCGTCAACGGCGTCAGGGCCGGTCTTGCGGCGGGCATGACGGTTTGGGGATTTGTCGGCGGCGGCCATTGCCACGCGGGACATGCCGACCAGCTGCTTGCCGCCGGCGCCCACAGGGTTGTCGACAGCCATGACGATCTGGCGGCGCTTCTGCTGCACCAACCGGCCTGA
- a CDS encoding P-II family nitrogen regulator: MKIVMAIIKPFKLDEVRDALTGIGIQGLTVTEVKGYGRQKGHTEIYRGTEYAVSFLPKLKIEVAVDSASVDKVVEVISGAAKTGQIGDGKIFVYSIDQAVRIRTGETDAEAL, encoded by the coding sequence ATGAAAATAGTAATGGCCATCATCAAGCCGTTCAAGCTCGACGAAGTGCGTGATGCTCTCACCGGCATCGGCATCCAGGGGCTCACGGTGACTGAAGTCAAAGGCTATGGCCGCCAGAAAGGTCACACCGAAATCTACCGCGGCACCGAATATGCGGTCAGCTTCCTGCCGAAGCTGAAAATCGAAGTCGCTGTCGACAGTGCCTCCGTCGACAAGGTTGTGGAAGTGATCTCGGGCGCCGCGAAGACGGGCCAGATCGGCGACGGCAAGATCTTCGTCTACTCGATCGATCAGGCCGTCCGTATCCGCACCGGCGAAACCGACGCCGAAGCTCTGTGA
- a CDS encoding substrate-binding periplasmic protein codes for MRSQLCNVVRIVGVVLGLQCAAAQAESIPVRIVVQSFAPLQWENDRRPDGYVTEYIQSVLDRVSKGLPVYVSSFEFLPWKRALLTAENEPNVLFFSISRTREREDMFHWLGEVSPYGQYFYRLAGGPDIGAQSIDDLRNLDVKIGVQDGSNLHAYLKQLGFEGSGNLVPVTDYHQEIEMLFRGRVDLIPLSGALAEAAACKQGFDGGQLEPVVFIEALAQPLWAVFSKDTDASLVTAFTREMAVLKETGFLDRERSEHVERWRKRACGKR; via the coding sequence ATGCGGTCACAGCTCTGCAATGTCGTCAGGATCGTCGGTGTGGTTCTGGGGCTCCAGTGTGCAGCCGCCCAGGCCGAATCGATACCGGTCCGGATCGTCGTCCAGAGCTTTGCTCCGCTGCAATGGGAGAATGACCGGCGGCCGGATGGTTATGTGACCGAGTATATCCAGTCTGTTCTGGACCGTGTCAGCAAAGGTCTGCCGGTTTATGTCAGCAGTTTCGAGTTTCTGCCCTGGAAAAGGGCGCTGCTGACGGCGGAAAACGAGCCCAATGTTCTCTTCTTTTCGATCTCGCGCACCCGGGAACGGGAAGACATGTTTCACTGGCTCGGCGAAGTCTCGCCTTACGGCCAGTATTTCTATCGGCTTGCCGGCGGCCCGGACATCGGTGCGCAAAGCATCGATGACCTGCGCAATCTCGATGTGAAGATCGGGGTGCAGGACGGCAGCAATCTGCACGCCTATCTGAAACAGCTCGGCTTTGAAGGCAGCGGCAATCTGGTGCCCGTCACCGACTACCATCAGGAAATTGAAATGTTGTTCCGCGGTCGGGTCGACCTGATTCCATTGTCCGGCGCCTTGGCCGAAGCGGCGGCCTGCAAACAGGGATTTGACGGTGGGCAACTGGAGCCGGTGGTTTTCATCGAGGCACTGGCGCAGCCATTATGGGCCGTCTTCAGCAAGGATACCGACGCCAGCCTCGTCACGGCTTTCACCCGGGAAATGGCTGTTCTGAAAGAGACCGGCTTTCTTGACCGGGAAAGGTCCGAACATGTCGAGCGCTGGCGAAAACGGGCCTGCGGCAAGCGATGA
- a CDS encoding ammonium transporter, with protein sequence MKKLVAKGATSLALLSLSALPVLAQDTAAAAEAPAVSPEVAYIFNTLLFLIGGFLVMWMAAGFAMLEAGLVRSKNVSMQCLKNIALYSIAGLMFWITGYNLMYTGVDGGFIGSIGPYAFDPVGGNALDTGYSTASDWFFQMVFCATTASIVSGTLAERIKLWPFLIFTVVLTGFIYPIAGSWQWGAGWLSERGFSDFAGSTLVHSVGGWAALSGAIILGARKGKYGADGSVHPFPGSSMPLATLGTFILWLGWFGFNGASQLAMGTINDVSDISRIFANTNMAACAGVVVAIILTQVLYKKVDVTMALNGALAGLVSITAEPLAPSVVQSVFIGAVGGAIVVFAVPMLDKLKIDDVVGAIPVHLLAGIWGTLIVPLSNDGASWGTQILGIAAYGVFTMVASAIVWFILKAAMGIRVTAEEEALGLDKVEIGVEAYPEFGTGSQRL encoded by the coding sequence ATGAAAAAACTCGTCGCCAAGGGCGCGACTTCGCTGGCCTTGCTGAGCCTTTCGGCGCTGCCGGTGCTTGCTCAGGACACTGCCGCCGCTGCCGAAGCTCCGGCCGTTTCTCCGGAAGTCGCCTACATCTTCAATACGCTGCTGTTCCTGATCGGCGGTTTCCTGGTCATGTGGATGGCTGCCGGCTTTGCCATGCTGGAAGCCGGCCTCGTCCGTTCCAAGAACGTCTCCATGCAGTGCCTGAAAAACATCGCGCTCTACTCGATCGCGGGCCTGATGTTCTGGATCACCGGCTATAACCTGATGTATACCGGCGTTGACGGCGGTTTCATCGGCTCGATCGGTCCGTATGCCTTCGATCCGGTCGGCGGCAATGCGCTCGACACCGGCTATTCCACGGCCTCCGACTGGTTCTTCCAGATGGTGTTCTGCGCGACCACCGCATCCATCGTCTCCGGCACGCTGGCCGAGCGCATCAAGCTGTGGCCGTTCCTGATCTTCACCGTCGTCCTGACGGGCTTCATCTACCCGATTGCCGGCTCCTGGCAGTGGGGCGCGGGCTGGTTGTCCGAACGGGGCTTTTCCGACTTCGCCGGTTCGACGCTGGTTCACTCCGTCGGTGGCTGGGCGGCTCTTTCCGGCGCGATCATCCTCGGTGCCCGTAAAGGCAAATACGGTGCCGACGGTTCCGTGCACCCGTTCCCGGGTTCCTCCATGCCGCTGGCAACGCTCGGAACCTTCATCCTGTGGCTCGGCTGGTTCGGCTTCAACGGCGCTTCGCAGCTGGCGATGGGCACCATCAACGACGTGAGCGACATCTCCCGCATCTTCGCCAACACCAACATGGCTGCCTGCGCAGGTGTCGTGGTCGCAATCATCCTGACCCAGGTGCTCTACAAGAAGGTCGACGTGACCATGGCTCTGAACGGTGCGCTGGCCGGTCTGGTGTCCATCACCGCCGAGCCCCTGGCTCCGAGCGTCGTGCAGTCCGTGTTCATCGGTGCTGTCGGCGGCGCGATTGTCGTCTTCGCCGTGCCGATGCTCGACAAGCTGAAAATCGACGACGTCGTCGGCGCCATTCCGGTTCACCTGCTGGCAGGTATCTGGGGCACCCTGATCGTGCCGCTGTCCAACGACGGCGCCTCCTGGGGCACCCAGATCCTCGGCATCGCCGCTTACGGCGTGTTCACGATGGTTGCCTCGGCAATCGTCTGGTTCATCCTGAAAGCAGCAATGGGCATCCGCGTCACCGCGGAAGAAGAAGCACTCGGTCTCGACAAGGTCGAAATCGGCGTCGAAGCCTATCCGGAATTCGGCACCGGCTCTCAGCGCCTCTGA